In Streptomyces sp. NBC_00091, the following proteins share a genomic window:
- a CDS encoding biotin carboxylase N-terminal domain-containing protein, giving the protein MFSTVLVANRGEIAVRVIRTLRQLGIRSVAVFSDADADARHVREADTAVRIGPAAAAESYLSVERLLDAARRTGAGAVHPGYGFLAENAAFAAACAEAGLAFIGPPASAISLMGDKIRAKETVKAAGVPVVPGSSGSGLTDAELVAAAEAIGMPVLLKPSAGGGGKGMRLVRDEAVLGEEIAAARREAKSSFGDDTLLVERWVDRPRHIEIQVLADAHGNVVHLGERECSLQRRHQKVIEEAPSVLLDEKTRAAMGAAAVEAARSCGYVGAGTVEFIVPGGDPSSYYFMEMNTRLQVEHPVTELITGLDLVEQQLRVAAGAPLGFAQSDVRLTGHAIEARVCAEDPARGFLPSGGTVLALSEPDGGAVRTDSGLTAGVPVGSTYDPMLSKVIAYGPDRAAALRVLRAALADTVILGVQTNAGFLRRLLAHPDVVSGDLDTGLVERDLGGLLPEGVPDEVYAAAALLASFPHPAPSRNPAGGLEQQGWVDPFDAANGWRLGGTPAWTVHHFRLPGQDPVEVRTRPLGADAELLISAGANSASPAIEARGLGQSPSAPARARIVNHTPDHVTVELDGVTHRFAYAPSPDGVWLGRDGDSWHVQTYDPVTAALSGSARAGADTLAAPMPGTVTVVKVAVGDQVVAGQSLLVVEAMKMEHVISAPHAGTVTELDVTPGTTVAMDQILAVVTPDEEAGE; this is encoded by the coding sequence ATGTTCAGCACTGTTCTGGTCGCGAACCGCGGGGAGATCGCGGTACGGGTCATCCGCACCCTGCGACAGCTCGGCATCCGCTCCGTGGCCGTCTTCAGCGACGCCGACGCGGACGCCCGTCACGTACGGGAGGCCGACACGGCCGTCCGCATCGGCCCGGCGGCCGCCGCCGAGAGCTACCTGTCGGTGGAGCGGCTGCTCGACGCCGCCCGCCGCACCGGGGCCGGGGCCGTCCACCCCGGGTACGGCTTCCTCGCGGAGAACGCGGCCTTCGCGGCCGCCTGCGCCGAGGCCGGGCTGGCCTTCATCGGGCCGCCCGCGTCGGCGATCTCCCTGATGGGCGACAAGATCCGGGCCAAGGAGACGGTGAAGGCGGCCGGTGTCCCGGTCGTCCCCGGCTCCTCCGGGAGCGGCCTGACCGACGCCGAACTGGTCGCCGCCGCCGAGGCGATCGGCATGCCGGTACTGCTCAAGCCCTCGGCGGGCGGCGGCGGCAAGGGCATGCGGCTGGTGCGCGACGAGGCCGTACTGGGCGAGGAGATCGCGGCGGCCCGCCGCGAGGCGAAGTCCTCCTTCGGCGACGACACCCTGCTCGTGGAGCGGTGGGTGGACCGGCCCCGGCACATCGAGATCCAGGTGCTGGCGGACGCCCACGGCAACGTGGTGCACCTGGGCGAGCGCGAGTGCTCGCTCCAGCGGCGCCACCAGAAGGTGATCGAGGAAGCCCCCTCGGTCCTGCTGGACGAGAAGACCCGCGCGGCGATGGGCGCGGCGGCGGTGGAGGCGGCGCGCTCCTGCGGGTACGTCGGCGCGGGCACGGTGGAGTTCATCGTCCCGGGCGGGGACCCGTCCTCGTACTACTTCATGGAGATGAACACCCGCCTCCAGGTCGAGCACCCGGTGACCGAGCTGATCACGGGGCTGGACCTGGTGGAGCAGCAGCTGCGGGTGGCGGCGGGGGCGCCGCTCGGCTTCGCGCAGTCCGACGTCCGGCTGACCGGCCACGCGATCGAGGCCCGGGTCTGCGCGGAGGACCCCGCGCGGGGGTTCCTGCCGTCCGGCGGTACGGTCCTGGCCCTGTCGGAGCCGGACGGCGGCGCGGTGCGCACCGACTCCGGGCTGACGGCGGGGGTCCCGGTGGGCTCCACGTACGACCCGATGCTGTCCAAGGTCATCGCGTACGGCCCCGACCGCGCGGCCGCCCTGCGGGTGCTGCGGGCGGCCCTCGCGGACACGGTGATCCTGGGCGTCCAGACCAACGCCGGTTTCCTCCGGAGGCTTCTCGCGCACCCGGACGTCGTCTCCGGCGACCTGGACACGGGGCTGGTGGAGCGTGACCTAGGCGGGCTCCTGCCCGAGGGGGTGCCGGACGAGGTCTACGCGGCGGCCGCCCTGCTGGCTTCTTTCCCCCACCCCGCCCCTTCCCGAAACCCTGCCGGGGGCTTGGAGCAGCAGGGGTGGGTCGACCCGTTCGACGCGGCCAACGGCTGGCGCCTGGGCGGCACCCCTGCCTGGACGGTCCACCACTTCCGCCTCCCGGGCCAGGACCCGGTGGAGGTCCGCACCCGCCCCTTGGGCGCGGACGCCGAACTGCTCATCTCCGCCGGGGCAAATTCAGCCTCGCCGGCGATTGAGGCGCGGGGTCTGGGGCAGAGCCCCAGCGCACCGGCGCGAGCCCGGATCGTCAACCACACCCCGGACCACGTCACCGTGGAACTGGACGGCGTCACGCACCGGTTCGCGTACGCCCCCTCCCCGGACGGGGTCTGGCTCGGCCGCGACGGCGACTCCTGGCACGTCCAGACGTACGACCCCGTCACCGCGGCCCTCAGCGGCAGCGCGAGGGCAGGGGCCGACACCCTCGCCGCCCCCATGCCCGGCACCGTCACCGTCGTCAAGGTGGCCGTCGGGGACCAGGTGGTGGCCGGTCAGAGCCTGCTGGTCGTCGAGGCGATGAAGATGGAGCACGTCATCTCCGCCCCGCACGCCGGCACCGTCACCGAACTCGACGTCACCCCGGGCACCACCGTCGCCATGGACCAGATCCTGGCCGTGGTCACCCCGGACGAGGAGGCGGGCGAATGA
- a CDS encoding carboxyl transferase domain-containing protein has translation MQQAPVLTSAADPASEAWRTNEAAHRELADGLRARLDAARLGGGEKARARHTARGKLLPRDRVDTLLDPGSPFLELAPLAAEGMYGGAAPAAGVIAGIGRVSGRECVIVANDATVKGGTYYPMTVKKHLRAQEVALENRLPCLYLVDSGGAFLPMQDEVFPDREHFGRIFYNQARMSGAGIPQIAAVLGSCTAGGAYVPAMSDEAVIVRNQGTIFLGGPPLVKAATGEVVTAEELGGGEVHSRVSGVTDHLAEDDAHALRIVRNIVATLPGRGALPWSVEAPEEPKVDPYGLYGAVPVDSRTPYDAREIIARIVDGSRFQEFKSEFGQTLVTGFARIHGHPVGIIANNGILFAESAQKGAHFIELCDQRGIPLVFLQNISGFMVGRDYEAGGIAKHGAKMVTAVACTRVPKLTVVVGGSYGAGNYSMCGRAYSPRFMWMWPNAKISVMGGEQAASVLATVKRDQIEGAGQEWPAEDEEAFKAPVRAQYEEQGNAYYATARLWDDGVIDPMETRQVLGLALTACANAPLGDSGFGIFRM, from the coding sequence ATGCAGCAGGCACCAGTGCTGACGAGCGCCGCGGACCCGGCGTCCGAGGCCTGGCGGACCAATGAGGCCGCCCACCGCGAACTCGCCGACGGCCTGCGCGCCCGGCTCGACGCGGCCCGCCTCGGCGGCGGCGAGAAGGCCCGCGCCCGCCACACCGCGCGCGGGAAACTCCTCCCGCGCGACCGCGTCGACACCCTCCTCGATCCCGGATCCCCCTTCCTGGAGCTGGCCCCGCTGGCCGCCGAGGGCATGTACGGGGGCGCGGCGCCCGCCGCCGGGGTGATCGCGGGCATCGGCCGGGTCAGCGGCCGCGAGTGCGTCATCGTCGCGAACGACGCCACCGTCAAGGGCGGCACGTACTACCCGATGACCGTCAAGAAGCACCTCCGCGCCCAGGAGGTGGCCCTGGAGAACCGTCTCCCCTGCCTCTACCTGGTCGACTCCGGCGGCGCCTTCCTCCCCATGCAGGACGAGGTCTTCCCCGACCGGGAACACTTCGGCCGCATCTTCTACAACCAGGCGCGCATGTCGGGGGCCGGCATCCCGCAGATCGCCGCCGTCCTCGGCTCCTGCACGGCGGGCGGCGCGTACGTACCGGCGATGAGCGACGAGGCCGTCATCGTCCGCAACCAGGGCACGATCTTCCTCGGCGGCCCGCCGCTGGTGAAGGCCGCCACCGGCGAGGTGGTCACGGCCGAGGAGCTGGGCGGCGGCGAGGTCCACTCCCGGGTCTCGGGCGTCACCGACCACCTCGCGGAGGACGACGCGCACGCGCTGCGGATCGTACGCAACATCGTGGCGACCCTGCCCGGGCGCGGGGCCCTGCCCTGGTCGGTCGAGGCTCCCGAGGAGCCGAAGGTGGACCCGTACGGCCTGTACGGCGCGGTCCCCGTCGACTCGCGCACCCCCTACGACGCCCGCGAGATCATCGCCCGGATCGTGGACGGCTCCCGCTTCCAGGAGTTCAAGTCCGAGTTCGGCCAGACCCTGGTCACCGGCTTCGCCCGGATCCACGGGCACCCGGTCGGGATCATCGCCAACAACGGCATCCTGTTCGCCGAATCCGCCCAGAAGGGCGCCCACTTCATCGAGCTGTGCGACCAGCGCGGGATCCCGCTGGTCTTCCTCCAGAACATCTCGGGCTTCATGGTCGGCCGGGACTACGAGGCCGGCGGCATCGCCAAGCACGGCGCCAAGATGGTCACGGCGGTGGCCTGCACCCGGGTCCCGAAGCTGACCGTGGTGGTCGGCGGCTCGTACGGCGCGGGCAACTACTCGATGTGCGGCCGGGCGTACTCGCCGCGGTTCATGTGGATGTGGCCCAACGCCAAGATCTCGGTCATGGGCGGCGAGCAGGCCGCCTCGGTGCTGGCGACCGTCAAGCGGGACCAGATCGAGGGCGCGGGCCAGGAGTGGCCGGCCGAGGACGAGGAGGCCTTCAAGGCCCCGGTCCGCGCGCAGTACGAGGAGCAGGGCAACGCCTACTACGCCACCGCGCGGCTGTGGGACGACGGGGTCATCGACCCGATGGAGACCCGGCAGGTGCTGGGACTGGCCCTGACCGCGTGCGCGAACGCCCCGCTGGGCGACTCGGGCTTCGGCATCTTCCGTATGTGA
- a CDS encoding TetR/AcrR family transcriptional regulator — translation MSTRAATPTRREQILSEAARLFAERGFHGVGVDEIGAAVGISGPGLYRHFAGKDAMLAELLVGISERLLTGGRRRVEEAAGDPEGILASLIEGHIDFALDDRALITLHDRELDRLREADRKLVRQLQRQYVELWVAVVRELHPQVGEAEVRVAVHAVFGLLNSTPHLATPGREATESLLRRLANGAFGALSG, via the coding sequence ATGAGCACCAGAGCGGCCACCCCGACCCGTCGCGAGCAGATCCTCAGTGAGGCCGCTCGTCTTTTCGCGGAGCGCGGCTTCCACGGCGTCGGCGTGGACGAGATAGGGGCGGCGGTCGGCATCAGCGGCCCCGGCCTGTACCGGCATTTCGCGGGCAAGGACGCCATGCTCGCCGAGCTGCTCGTCGGCATCAGCGAGCGGCTGCTCACCGGCGGCCGGCGGCGCGTGGAGGAGGCCGCCGGGGACCCGGAGGGGATCCTCGCCTCCCTCATCGAGGGCCACATCGACTTCGCGCTGGACGACCGGGCGCTGATCACCCTGCACGACCGGGAGCTGGACCGGCTGCGGGAGGCCGACCGCAAGCTCGTGCGCCAGCTCCAGCGCCAGTACGTGGAGCTGTGGGTGGCGGTCGTACGGGAACTGCACCCCCAGGTGGGGGAGGCGGAGGTACGGGTGGCCGTGCACGCCGTCTTCGGCCTGCTGAACTCCACCCCGCACCTGGCGACACCGGGCCGCGAGGCCACGGAGTCGCTGCTGCGCCGCCTGGCGAACGGGGCCTTCGGAGCACTGTCGGGGTGA
- a CDS encoding phosphatase, which yields MVRMPKPIETPAQSAEPPSRAELVDHLVRTRIAGQVATPRENNLSHYRKLANGDRHYWFGLELGDRWADEQDVLAVMAERVGVVDDPAHRAGQDTIDPELTVAGLDRMAARLHKAALDRQSVLLATGHPGGLLDVHRATADALRAAGCEIVRIPAGLIADEGSVWQFADVAVLERGATLWHTHSPAPMAAILDGLAAEGRPQPDLVVADHGWAGCAAQRGLDAVGYADCNDPALFLAEAEGTLQVAVPLDDHVRDPRYYDPMVAYLLSAAGLL from the coding sequence ATGGTCCGTATGCCGAAGCCGATAGAGACGCCCGCCCAGTCCGCTGAACCGCCGAGCCGCGCCGAACTCGTCGACCACCTGGTCCGCACCCGGATCGCGGGGCAGGTGGCCACCCCGCGCGAGAACAACCTCTCCCACTACCGCAAGCTCGCCAACGGCGACCGGCACTACTGGTTCGGCCTGGAGCTGGGCGACCGCTGGGCGGACGAGCAGGACGTGCTGGCCGTGATGGCGGAGCGGGTCGGCGTCGTCGACGACCCGGCGCACCGGGCCGGCCAGGACACCATCGACCCGGAACTGACCGTCGCCGGCCTGGACCGGATGGCGGCCCGGCTGCACAAGGCCGCGCTCGACCGGCAGAGCGTGCTGCTGGCCACCGGGCACCCGGGCGGCCTGCTGGACGTCCACCGGGCCACCGCCGACGCGCTGCGCGCCGCGGGCTGCGAGATCGTCCGCATCCCGGCCGGCCTGATCGCCGACGAGGGCTCGGTGTGGCAGTTCGCGGACGTGGCCGTACTCGAGCGGGGCGCGACCCTGTGGCACACCCACTCGCCGGCGCCGATGGCCGCGATCCTGGACGGGCTCGCGGCGGAGGGCCGCCCCCAGCCGGACCTGGTCGTCGCCGACCACGGCTGGGCCGGCTGCGCCGCCCAGCGCGGCCTGGACGCGGTGGGGTACGCGGACTGCAACGACCCGGCGCTCTTCCTCGCCGAGGCGGAGGGCACCCTCCAGGTCGCGGTCCCGCTGGACGACCACGTCCGCGACCCGCGCTACTACGACCCGATGGTGGCCTACCTGCTCTCGGCGGCGGGCCTGCTGTAG
- a CDS encoding VOC family protein gives MDTDIRLSQCFIAVDDHDKALPFYRDALGLEVRNDVGFEGMRWVTLGAPSQPGVEIVLEPPLADPGASPADRQAVAELLAKGLLRGVIFRTDDVDATFERIRAAGGEVLQEPVDQPYGVRDCAFRDPSGNMLRFTQPRKA, from the coding sequence ATGGACACGGACATCAGGCTCTCGCAGTGCTTCATCGCCGTCGACGACCACGACAAGGCGCTCCCCTTCTACCGCGACGCCCTCGGGCTGGAGGTGCGCAACGACGTCGGGTTCGAGGGGATGCGCTGGGTGACCCTCGGCGCACCCTCGCAGCCCGGCGTGGAGATCGTCCTCGAACCGCCCCTCGCGGACCCGGGCGCCTCGCCCGCCGACCGGCAGGCCGTGGCGGAACTGCTGGCCAAGGGCCTGCTGCGCGGGGTCATCTTCCGGACCGACGACGTCGACGCCACCTTCGAACGCATCCGCGCCGCGGGCGGCGAGGTGCTCCAGGAGCCGGTCGACCAGCCCTACGGGGTCCGCGACTGCGCCTTCCGCGACCCCTCCGGCAACATGCTGCGCTTCACGCAGCCCCGCAAGGCCTGA
- a CDS encoding helix-turn-helix domain-containing protein, translating to MNLEDLVRLRRARDLMDRNYAEPLDVPALARVALMSAGHFSRSFRAAYGETPYSYLMTRRIERAKALLRRGDQSVTEVCFAVGCTSLGSFSSRFTELVGESPSAYRARSHEEGAAVPACVAKIHTRPVRNGEAKPGARS from the coding sequence GTGAACCTGGAGGACCTCGTCCGGCTGCGCCGGGCCCGTGACCTGATGGACCGCAATTACGCGGAACCGCTCGACGTTCCCGCGCTGGCGCGGGTCGCCCTGATGTCGGCGGGGCACTTCTCCCGCAGCTTCCGCGCCGCCTACGGGGAGACCCCGTACAGCTACCTGATGACACGCCGGATCGAGCGGGCCAAGGCGCTGCTGCGGCGGGGCGACCAGTCGGTGACGGAGGTCTGCTTCGCGGTCGGCTGTACCTCGCTGGGGTCCTTCAGCTCGCGGTTCACCGAGCTGGTCGGCGAGAGCCCGAGCGCCTACCGGGCCCGCAGCCACGAGGAGGGCGCGGCCGTCCCGGCCTGCGTCGCGAAGATCCACACGCGACCGGTCAGGAACGGAGAAGCGAAACCCGGCGCCCGCTCGTAG
- a CDS encoding cation diffusion facilitator family transporter: protein MSVETEGAESESTGTVVVAVVTNLAIAAAKAVGGIVSGSSAMLSEAAHSVADTVTEVLLLASLKRSARPADEAHPLGYGPERYIWALLASIATFAGGAVFAVYDGVHTLVHGEEPGDPALSYVILGIAFLLEGYSLLVAWRQVTGEAARMRAPLGLYVKHTPDTAVKAVLLENVAALIGLALAAGGLLGAQLTGSGVYDGVASLLIGLLLVGVAWELGRSNAQYLIGRPLPAPMRAEVLEELLSVPHIEGVLELTTLVQGPDEVLIAAKVDFHDLASARQVEAACEDAEDQLRERWPAIRRVYLDPTPTPATTVAPPGAVRGWTGEPGGPRPAAPGP, encoded by the coding sequence ATGTCAGTAGAAACCGAAGGGGCGGAATCCGAGAGCACCGGCACGGTCGTCGTCGCCGTGGTCACCAACCTCGCCATCGCCGCCGCGAAGGCGGTCGGCGGGATCGTCAGCGGGTCGAGCGCGATGCTCTCCGAGGCCGCGCACTCGGTGGCCGACACCGTGACCGAGGTACTGCTGCTGGCCTCCCTCAAGCGCAGCGCCCGGCCCGCCGACGAGGCCCACCCGCTGGGGTACGGGCCCGAGCGCTACATCTGGGCGCTGCTCGCCTCGATCGCCACCTTCGCGGGCGGCGCCGTCTTCGCGGTCTACGACGGCGTCCACACCCTGGTCCACGGCGAGGAGCCGGGCGACCCGGCGCTCTCCTACGTCATCCTCGGCATCGCCTTCCTGCTGGAGGGGTACTCGCTGCTGGTGGCCTGGCGGCAGGTGACGGGCGAGGCGGCGCGGATGCGGGCGCCGCTGGGGCTGTACGTGAAGCACACCCCGGACACCGCGGTGAAGGCGGTGCTGCTGGAGAACGTCGCCGCGCTGATCGGACTCGCGCTGGCGGCGGGCGGGCTGCTCGGGGCGCAGCTGACGGGCTCGGGCGTCTACGACGGGGTGGCGTCGCTGCTGATCGGGCTGCTGCTGGTGGGAGTGGCGTGGGAGCTGGGGCGCTCGAACGCGCAGTACCTGATCGGGCGGCCACTGCCCGCGCCGATGCGGGCGGAGGTGCTCGAGGAGCTGCTGTCGGTGCCGCACATCGAGGGGGTGCTGGAGCTGACCACCCTCGTGCAGGGGCCGGACGAGGTGCTGATCGCGGCGAAGGTCGACTTCCACGACCTGGCGTCGGCCCGGCAGGTGGAGGCGGCCTGCGAGGACGCGGAGGACCAGCTGCGGGAGCGGTGGCCGGCGATCCGCCGCGTCTACCTGGACCCGACACCGACCCCGGCGACCACTGTGGCGCCGCCCGGTGCTGTGCGAGGCTGGACGGGTGAACCTGGAGGACCTCGTCCGGCTGCGCCGGGCCCGTGA
- the tesB gene encoding acyl-CoA thioesterase II codes for MNEALTTLLDLLDLEQIEENIFRGTSRPSLVPRVFGGQVAAQALVAAGRTVPADRTAHSLHSYFLRTGDTGAPIVYSVDRIRDGRSFTTRRVVAVQHGQPIFHLSASFQTYEDGLDHQVAMPSAPDPESLPTAAESLPAYRKIFRDPGTVERLIETREAVDLRYATTPPWGSVGEPVEPRSQVWFRTAGKLESEDPLLHTCLATYVSDMTLLDSVLLAHGRGGWAVGDVVGASLDHAMWFHRPFRADEWLLYDQESPSAAAGRGLGQARIWTQDGRLAVTVIQEGVVRVPRG; via the coding sequence ATGAACGAGGCACTGACGACGCTCCTCGATCTGCTCGACCTCGAGCAGATCGAGGAGAACATCTTCCGCGGTACCAGCAGGCCTTCCCTGGTACCGCGCGTCTTCGGCGGTCAGGTCGCGGCCCAGGCACTGGTCGCGGCCGGTCGGACCGTTCCCGCGGACCGCACCGCGCACTCGCTGCACTCGTACTTCCTGCGCACCGGGGACACCGGCGCGCCCATCGTGTACTCGGTGGACCGGATCCGCGACGGGCGCTCCTTCACCACCCGCCGGGTCGTCGCCGTCCAGCACGGCCAGCCGATCTTCCACCTCTCCGCGTCGTTCCAGACGTACGAGGACGGCCTCGACCACCAGGTCGCCATGCCGTCGGCCCCGGACCCGGAGTCCCTGCCCACCGCGGCCGAGTCCCTGCCCGCGTACCGGAAGATCTTCCGCGACCCGGGCACGGTGGAGCGGCTGATCGAGACGCGGGAAGCGGTGGACCTGCGGTACGCCACGACCCCGCCCTGGGGCAGCGTCGGCGAGCCGGTGGAGCCGCGCTCACAGGTGTGGTTCCGTACCGCCGGCAAGCTGGAGAGCGAAGACCCCCTGCTGCACACCTGCCTGGCCACCTACGTGTCCGACATGACCCTGCTGGACTCGGTGCTGCTCGCGCACGGCCGGGGCGGCTGGGCGGTCGGCGACGTCGTCGGCGCCTCGCTGGACCACGCCATGTGGTTCCACCGGCCCTTCCGCGCCGACGAGTGGCTCCTGTACGACCAGGAGTCCCCCTCGGCGGCCGCCGGCCGGGGCCTGGGCCAGGCACGGATCTGGACGCAGGACGGCCGGCTGGCCGTCACCGTGATCCAGGAGGGTGTCGTACGCGTTCCACGCGGATAA
- a CDS encoding acyl-CoA dehydrogenase family protein gives MRRTVFNEDHEAFRETLRAFIEAEVVPVYDEWFQAGQAPREFYYKLGELGIFGINVPEEFGGAGLDTHKFEAVLYEETSRAGVNFGGSGVHVLLALPYIKMLANDEQKKRYLEKFVTGEEMWALAMTEPGTGSDVAGMKTTAKLSEDGTHYVLNGAKTFITGGVHADRVIVCARTSAPSAEDRRFGISLFAVDTKSEGYSIGRKLDKLGLRTSDTAELAFVDVKVPVEDLLGEENKGFYYLGANLPSERWGIAFGAYAQAKAAIRFAQQYVTERTVFGKPVAHFQNTKFELAACQAEVDAAEAVVDRALEALDAGELTAAEAASAKLFCTEVAHRVIDKCLQLHGGYGYMNEYPIARLYADNRVNRIYGGTSEVMKSIIAKSMGL, from the coding sequence GTGCGCCGTACCGTATTCAACGAGGACCACGAGGCGTTCCGCGAGACCCTCCGCGCCTTCATCGAGGCCGAGGTCGTCCCCGTCTACGACGAGTGGTTCCAGGCCGGCCAGGCGCCGCGCGAGTTCTACTACAAGCTCGGCGAGCTGGGCATCTTCGGCATCAACGTGCCCGAGGAGTTCGGCGGCGCGGGCCTGGACACCCACAAGTTCGAGGCCGTCCTCTACGAAGAGACCTCCCGCGCGGGCGTCAACTTCGGCGGCTCCGGCGTGCACGTGCTGCTCGCCCTCCCCTACATCAAGATGCTCGCCAACGACGAGCAGAAGAAGCGCTACCTCGAGAAGTTCGTCACCGGCGAGGAGATGTGGGCGCTCGCCATGACCGAGCCGGGCACCGGCTCCGACGTCGCGGGCATGAAGACCACCGCCAAGCTCTCCGAGGACGGCACCCACTACGTCCTCAACGGCGCCAAGACCTTCATCACCGGTGGCGTCCACGCCGACCGCGTGATCGTCTGCGCCCGCACCTCCGCCCCTTCGGCCGAGGACCGCCGCTTCGGCATCTCCCTCTTCGCCGTGGACACCAAGTCCGAGGGCTACTCCATCGGCCGCAAGCTGGACAAGCTCGGCCTGCGCACCTCCGACACCGCCGAGCTGGCGTTCGTCGACGTGAAGGTCCCGGTCGAGGACCTGCTCGGCGAGGAGAACAAGGGCTTCTACTACCTCGGCGCCAACCTGCCCTCCGAGCGCTGGGGCATCGCCTTCGGCGCGTACGCGCAGGCCAAGGCCGCCATCCGGTTCGCCCAGCAGTACGTGACCGAGCGCACCGTCTTCGGCAAGCCGGTCGCGCACTTCCAGAACACCAAGTTCGAGCTGGCCGCCTGCCAGGCCGAGGTGGACGCCGCCGAGGCCGTCGTCGACCGCGCCCTGGAGGCCCTGGACGCCGGCGAGCTGACCGCCGCCGAGGCCGCCTCCGCGAAGCTGTTCTGCACCGAGGTCGCGCACCGCGTCATCGACAAGTGCCTCCAGCTGCACGGCGGCTACGGCTACATGAACGAGTACCCGATCGCCCGCCTGTACGCCGACAACCGCGTGAACCGCATCTACGGCGGCACCAGCGAGGTCATGAAGTCCATCATCGCCAAGTCCATGGGCCTCTAA
- a CDS encoding helix-turn-helix domain-containing protein — protein sequence MEAPPPTPPPTPPVALAALLADRELGLRLLAGPDTAEVHGVHASEMTDPSPYLLGGELLLTAGGGLGDRPGDYVSRLVGAGAAALGFGVAPVHEEVPAGLAEACGRFGLPLLEVPSGTPFTAVARTVWRLMAEARTRELRRVTEAQQSLAAAAGRPDPVGAVLSRLAASLSGWAGLLAPAAAAGSGGGAGAGAAGVADPAAGAGFRVVRAAGGGEPGAEARAALEALAHRVAPGPAATATDTPAGTHLAAYAVGGGQVLALATGARAPGDHTIASVAAVLLSLLTAHRPAGTEAAALTRLLLDGDPAAALAPGPWYAVHARGAGDPQALAAALGTVLLDPRGPAVRLLTDREPGAQPGWRLGVSAAAAPGALTAADAQAGRALERAEAARTPVSRHTDPGFAGLVGEAEARAHAEALLGPLSPALRGTLRGWLAHHGSWDRSAAALGVHRNTVRQRVARCAALLDRDLDDPDTRMELWFALRRLP from the coding sequence ATGGAGGCCCCGCCCCCCACCCCGCCCCCCACCCCGCCGGTCGCCCTCGCGGCGCTGCTCGCCGACCGGGAGCTCGGGCTGCGGCTGCTCGCGGGGCCCGACACGGCCGAGGTGCACGGGGTGCACGCCTCGGAGATGACCGACCCCTCGCCGTACCTGCTGGGCGGGGAGCTGCTGCTCACCGCCGGGGGCGGGCTCGGGGACCGCCCCGGGGACTACGTGTCCCGGCTGGTCGGGGCGGGGGCGGCGGCGCTCGGCTTCGGCGTGGCGCCGGTGCACGAGGAGGTGCCGGCCGGGCTCGCCGAGGCGTGCGGGCGCTTCGGGCTCCCGCTGCTGGAGGTCCCCTCCGGGACCCCCTTCACGGCGGTCGCCCGTACGGTGTGGCGGCTGATGGCGGAGGCCCGCACCCGGGAGCTGCGCCGGGTGACCGAGGCGCAGCAGTCCCTGGCGGCGGCGGCCGGGCGGCCGGATCCGGTCGGGGCCGTCCTGTCCCGCCTGGCCGCGAGCCTGTCCGGCTGGGCGGGCCTCCTCGCCCCGGCGGCAGCGGCGGGGTCCGGCGGCGGCGCGGGAGCCGGAGCGGCCGGGGTCGCGGACCCGGCGGCGGGGGCCGGGTTCCGGGTGGTCCGGGCCGCCGGCGGGGGTGAGCCGGGGGCGGAGGCGCGGGCGGCCCTGGAGGCGCTCGCGCACCGGGTGGCCCCCGGGCCCGCCGCGACCGCCACCGACACGCCGGCCGGAACCCATCTGGCCGCCTACGCGGTGGGCGGGGGCCAGGTGCTCGCCCTCGCCACCGGGGCCCGGGCCCCGGGCGACCACACCATCGCCTCCGTGGCCGCCGTACTGCTGAGCCTGCTCACCGCGCACCGCCCCGCCGGGACGGAGGCGGCCGCCCTGACCCGGCTGCTGCTGGACGGGGATCCGGCCGCGGCCCTCGCCCCCGGGCCCTGGTACGCGGTCCACGCCCGGGGCGCCGGCGATCCGCAGGCCCTCGCCGCCGCGCTGGGCACCGTACTGCTGGACCCGCGCGGGCCGGCCGTACGGCTGCTCACCGACCGGGAGCCCGGGGCGCAGCCCGGCTGGCGGCTGGGGGTGAGCGCCGCGGCGGCGCCCGGGGCCCTGACGGCCGCCGACGCGCAGGCCGGCCGGGCCCTGGAGCGCGCCGAGGCGGCCCGTACCCCGGTGTCCCGGCACACGGACCCCGGTTTCGCGGGCCTGGTCGGCGAGGCGGAGGCCCGGGCCCACGCCGAGGCCCTGCTCGGCCCCCTCTCCCCGGCCCTGCGCGGCACCCTGCGCGGCTGGCTGGCCCACCACGGCAGCTGGGACCGCAGCGCGGCCGCGCTGGGCGTCCACCGCAACACGGTCCGCCAGCGCGTGGCCCGCTGCGCCGCACTCCTGGACCGGGACCTCGACGACCCGGACACCCGGATGGAGCTGTGGTTCGCGCTGCGCCGACTGCCCTAG